The following coding sequences are from one Musa acuminata AAA Group cultivar baxijiao chromosome BXJ2-4, Cavendish_Baxijiao_AAA, whole genome shotgun sequence window:
- the LOC103975829 gene encoding trihelix transcription factor GTL1 isoform X1, whose amino-acid sequence MQQQQQQQQQQGGATYGLPPSEMAPFSTSAVGPGAHLLGIPGPDPLQQQQPLAETASPISSRPPPAGSAPSADFDELVPAVAGNFPDDVVLAAGDDAERGTGATANRWPRQETVALLKIRSEMDAAFRDATLKGPLWEEVTRKLAELGYKRSAKKCKEKFENVHKYYKRTKDGRAGRQDGKSYRFFSQLEALHSGSAAAFPPPAVAASSAFSAAMAGPPPGRAQPISSVAPPTMAMPTRAVMPEMTPPLGGLQGISSLATGGAAAAAAMGISFSSNSSSSSSSESDEETEEAAERQEGRKRKHSGRGSGNSRKMMAFFDRLMRQVMERQEVMQRRFLEAIEKREQDRMIRDEAWRRQEMARLNREQEVLAQERAMAASRDTAIISYLQKISGQTFRVPAMPATPISIVPLPPHQPSHAPPPQPAAPQQQLHPPPLQQQKPVQPLPQKHEVQRHLQSSEIAHHQPSSATESVPGSEPQDAVGRANLQEAMSSSSRWPKAEVHALIKIRSALESKFQDAGPKGPLWEEISARMQQLGYNRRAKRCKEKWENINKYFKKVKESNKLRPEDSKTCPYFHQLDTLYRNRLLGSSSGSGSGSTAGIQGQQGHETNPPSSQQQGNALTIMPQQKASPPPPQSPQQQQPATEVESNNGKSSSDNNQNGGNSEGGEGPGGSEVPTSNGELSPSFFDVGLKKPEDIVKELMGEPPQQSVMDDYEKLDEADSINLDQDDDEDDDDDDEARKMQYKIQFQRQNVSAGGGGNESAAAATAGSFLAIVQ is encoded by the exons atgcagcaacagcagcagcagcagcagcagcaaggagGGGCCACGTACGGGTTGCCGCCCTCCGAAATGGCCCCATTCTCGACCTCTGCGGTCGGCCCCGGGGCGCACCTGCTCGGAATTCCCGGCCCCGATCCCctccagcagcagcagccgcTGGCCGAGACCGCGTCGCCCATCAGCAGCCGACCACCTCCAGCTGGAAGCGCGCCCTCTGCCGATTTTGACGAGCTAGTCCCCGCGGTGGCCGGCAACTTCCCCGACGACGTGGTCCTTGCGGCGGGCGACGACGCCGAGAGGGGTACCGGCGCCACCGCCAACCGATGGCCGCGGCAGGAGACCGTCGCCCTGCTCAAGATCCGTTCCGAGATGGACGCGGCCTTCCGGGACGCCACCCTCAAGGGCCCTCTCTGGGAGGAGGTCACCAG GAAGCTGGCGGAGTTGGGCTACAAGAGAAGCGCCAAGAAGTGCAAGGAGAAATTTGAGAACGTGCACAAGTACTACAAGCGCACCAAAGACGGCAGGGCCGGACGGCAGGACGGCAAGAGCTACCGCTTCTTTAGTCAGCTAGAAGCCCTCCACAGCGGCAGCGCTGCCGCCTTTCCTCCTCCTGCCGTCGCTGCTTCGTCCGCCTTCAGTGCCGCCATGGCGGGCCCACCACCCGGGAGAGCTCAGCCTATCTCTTCCGTGGCCCCACCGACCATGGCGATGCCAACCAGGGCGGTTATGCCCGAGATGACCCCTCCCCTCGGTGGCCTCCAAGGAATCTCGAGCCTGGCCACAggcggcgccgccgccgccgccgccatgggAATCAGCTTCTCCTCGAATTCGTCCTCTTCGTCGTCGTCCGAGTCTGACGAGGAGACGGAAGAGGCCGCGGAGAGACAGGAAGGGAGAAAGCGGAAGCACAGCGGCCGTGGGTCGGGAAATAGCCGGAAGATGATGGCATTCTTCGATCGGTTGATGAGGCAGGTGATGGAGCGGCAGGAGGTGATGCAGCGGCGGTTCTTGGAGGCCATCGAGAAGAGAGAGCAGGACAGGATGATACGAGATGAGGCGTGGCGGAGGCAGGAGATGGCGCGGCTGAACCGCGAGCAGGAGGTCTTAGCGCAGGAGCGCGCCATGGCGGCGTCACGGGACACCGCCATAATCTCCTACCTGCAGAAAATAAGCGGCCAGACCTTCCGGGTGCCCGCCATGCCTGCCACCCCCATCTCCATTGTGCCGCTTCCCCCCCATCAGCCATCGCATGCTCCGCCGCCACAACCAGCGGCTCCCCAGCAACAACTACACCCCCCACCGCTGCAGCAGCAGAAACCGGTACAGCCACTCCCTCAGAAGCACGAGGTTCAGCGACACCTCCAAAGCAGCGAGATCGCTCACCACCAGCCGTCGTCCGCAACGGAGTCTGTCCCAGGTTCGGAGCCTCAGGATGCGGTCGGACGTGCGAACCTGCAGGAGGCCATGTCGTCATCCTCCCGGTGGCCAAAGGCGGAGGTACATGCACTGATCAAGATCCGGAGCGCGCTGGAGTCCAAATTCCAAGATGCTGGCCCGAAGGGGCCACTATGGGAAGAGATCTCCGCCAGAATGCAGCAGCTCGGCTAcaaccggagagccaagcggtgcaagGAGAAGTGGGAGAACATCAACAAGTACTTCAAGAAGGTGAAGGAGAGCAACAAGCTTCGGCCCGAGGACTCCAAGACCTGCCCTTACTTCCACCAACTGGATACCCTCTACCGCAACAGGCTCCTTGGAAgcagcagtggcagcggcagcggcagcactgCGGGAATTCAAGGGCAGCAGGGCCACGAAACCAATCCCCCTTCCAGTCAGCAACAAGGTAACGCGCTAACGATCATGCCACAACAGAAGGCATCACCACCACCGCCACAGTCACCGCAGCAGCAGCAACCTGCCACAGAGGTTGAAAGCAATAATGGGAAGAGCAGCAGCGACAACAATCAAAACGGTGGGAACTCCGAGGGTGGCGAGGGTCCAGGTGGTTCAGAGGTACCGACTAGCAACGGAGAGCTCTCCCCGAGCTTCTTCGATGTGGGATTGAAGAAG CCAGAAGACATTGTGAAGGAGTTGATGGGGGAACCGCCACAGCAATCTGTGATGGACGACTACGAAAAATTGGACGAAGCTGACAGCATCAACCTCGACCAAGACGAcgacgaagacgacgacgacgatgacgaggcTAGAAAAATGCAGTACAAGATACAGTTCCAGAGGCAAAACGTGAGCGCCGGAGGCGGAGGGAACGAATCGGCGGCCGCAGCGACTGCAGGCTCCTTCTTGGCCATCGTCCAATAG
- the LOC103975829 gene encoding trihelix transcription factor GTL1 isoform X2, with protein sequence MQQQQQQQQQQGGATYGLPPSEMAPFSTSAVGPGAHLLGIPGPDPLQQQQPLAETASPISSRPPPAGSAPSADFDELVPAVAGNFPDDVVLAAGDDAERGTGATANRWPRQETVALLKIRSEMDAAFRDATLKGPLWEEVTRKLAELGYKRSAKKCKEKFENVHKYYKRTKDGRAGRQDGKSYRFFSQLEALHSGSAAAFPPPAVAASSAFSAAMAGPPPGRAQPISSVAPPTMAMPTRAVMPEMTPPLGGLQGISSLATGGAAAAAAMGISFSSNSSSSSSSESDEETEEAAERQEGRKRKHSGRGSGNSRKMMAFFDRLMRQVMERQEVMQRRFLEAIEKREQDRMIRDEAWRRQEMARLNREQEVLAQERAMAASRDTAIISYLQKISGQTFRVPAMPATPISIVPLPPHQPSHAPPPQPAAPQQQLHPPPLQQQKPVQPLPQKHEVQRHLQSSEIAHHQPSSATESVPGSEPQDAVGRANLQEAMSSSSRWPKAEVHALIKIRSALESKFQDAGPKGPLWEEISARMQQLGYNRRAKRCKEKWENINKYFKKVKESNKLRPEDSKTCPYFHQLDTLYRNRLLGSSSGSGSGSTAGIQGQQGHETNPPSSQQQGNALTIMPQQKASPPPPQSPQQQQPATEVESNNGKSSSDNNQNGGNSEGGEGPGGSEVPTSNGELSPSFFDVGLKKKTL encoded by the exons atgcagcaacagcagcagcagcagcagcagcaaggagGGGCCACGTACGGGTTGCCGCCCTCCGAAATGGCCCCATTCTCGACCTCTGCGGTCGGCCCCGGGGCGCACCTGCTCGGAATTCCCGGCCCCGATCCCctccagcagcagcagccgcTGGCCGAGACCGCGTCGCCCATCAGCAGCCGACCACCTCCAGCTGGAAGCGCGCCCTCTGCCGATTTTGACGAGCTAGTCCCCGCGGTGGCCGGCAACTTCCCCGACGACGTGGTCCTTGCGGCGGGCGACGACGCCGAGAGGGGTACCGGCGCCACCGCCAACCGATGGCCGCGGCAGGAGACCGTCGCCCTGCTCAAGATCCGTTCCGAGATGGACGCGGCCTTCCGGGACGCCACCCTCAAGGGCCCTCTCTGGGAGGAGGTCACCAG GAAGCTGGCGGAGTTGGGCTACAAGAGAAGCGCCAAGAAGTGCAAGGAGAAATTTGAGAACGTGCACAAGTACTACAAGCGCACCAAAGACGGCAGGGCCGGACGGCAGGACGGCAAGAGCTACCGCTTCTTTAGTCAGCTAGAAGCCCTCCACAGCGGCAGCGCTGCCGCCTTTCCTCCTCCTGCCGTCGCTGCTTCGTCCGCCTTCAGTGCCGCCATGGCGGGCCCACCACCCGGGAGAGCTCAGCCTATCTCTTCCGTGGCCCCACCGACCATGGCGATGCCAACCAGGGCGGTTATGCCCGAGATGACCCCTCCCCTCGGTGGCCTCCAAGGAATCTCGAGCCTGGCCACAggcggcgccgccgccgccgccgccatgggAATCAGCTTCTCCTCGAATTCGTCCTCTTCGTCGTCGTCCGAGTCTGACGAGGAGACGGAAGAGGCCGCGGAGAGACAGGAAGGGAGAAAGCGGAAGCACAGCGGCCGTGGGTCGGGAAATAGCCGGAAGATGATGGCATTCTTCGATCGGTTGATGAGGCAGGTGATGGAGCGGCAGGAGGTGATGCAGCGGCGGTTCTTGGAGGCCATCGAGAAGAGAGAGCAGGACAGGATGATACGAGATGAGGCGTGGCGGAGGCAGGAGATGGCGCGGCTGAACCGCGAGCAGGAGGTCTTAGCGCAGGAGCGCGCCATGGCGGCGTCACGGGACACCGCCATAATCTCCTACCTGCAGAAAATAAGCGGCCAGACCTTCCGGGTGCCCGCCATGCCTGCCACCCCCATCTCCATTGTGCCGCTTCCCCCCCATCAGCCATCGCATGCTCCGCCGCCACAACCAGCGGCTCCCCAGCAACAACTACACCCCCCACCGCTGCAGCAGCAGAAACCGGTACAGCCACTCCCTCAGAAGCACGAGGTTCAGCGACACCTCCAAAGCAGCGAGATCGCTCACCACCAGCCGTCGTCCGCAACGGAGTCTGTCCCAGGTTCGGAGCCTCAGGATGCGGTCGGACGTGCGAACCTGCAGGAGGCCATGTCGTCATCCTCCCGGTGGCCAAAGGCGGAGGTACATGCACTGATCAAGATCCGGAGCGCGCTGGAGTCCAAATTCCAAGATGCTGGCCCGAAGGGGCCACTATGGGAAGAGATCTCCGCCAGAATGCAGCAGCTCGGCTAcaaccggagagccaagcggtgcaagGAGAAGTGGGAGAACATCAACAAGTACTTCAAGAAGGTGAAGGAGAGCAACAAGCTTCGGCCCGAGGACTCCAAGACCTGCCCTTACTTCCACCAACTGGATACCCTCTACCGCAACAGGCTCCTTGGAAgcagcagtggcagcggcagcggcagcactgCGGGAATTCAAGGGCAGCAGGGCCACGAAACCAATCCCCCTTCCAGTCAGCAACAAGGTAACGCGCTAACGATCATGCCACAACAGAAGGCATCACCACCACCGCCACAGTCACCGCAGCAGCAGCAACCTGCCACAGAGGTTGAAAGCAATAATGGGAAGAGCAGCAGCGACAACAATCAAAACGGTGGGAACTCCGAGGGTGGCGAGGGTCCAGGTGGTTCAGAGGTACCGACTAGCAACGGAGAGCTCTCCCCGAGCTTCTTCGATGTGGGATTGAAGAAG AAGACATTGTGA